One Ranitomeya variabilis isolate aRanVar5 chromosome 4, aRanVar5.hap1, whole genome shotgun sequence genomic window, TGATGACTCTCAATTTCAGTGGGAATGTTGCGTGGTTCGTTTAAAGTTTTGTTTCAGTTCCCCCAGTTTACTAGTTATATCTGTCGCACTTCATATATGAACCGTATATATTAATTCAATACTTTTCACCAGTAGGTACCACATTCACACTGGTGTGACACAAACACACTGGTGGGAAAAGCAAATATCTCACTGTGACTGTAAATCAGGCAGACAGCTACGCCTGGATATGGCACACGTAATTGTAATGCAACACTGCCACCTAGTGCACGAACGAATATCACACCATGAAGAGCCTGCATTTGTAGAACAGACAAAGTCACTTTATGTTATTATGCGCTTGATATGTTTTCAGTAAAATTTCTCCCTTTCATGAGCCATAGGTCTGTGTAATGGAACTCGAGCTGGACTGTGGACTTCCCAAAACATGGCCTAGGTCCACATCACTGCGGAGTGTGACTAGTGTGAATACAGAGATAAGAGTATCACTGAAGTCCTGGTGCCTGGGAGAGTATAAAAAACCTCAGCCAAAACCAGACAAATAgtattaggctctgttcacacagcatgTTCAGTACATCTTTATAGTATGCACAGGGGAAGTCTGTGTGCACATGTCAGCCTTCTCCAATGGTCCTCGCTGACTAGCGAAAGGTGAAAGGTTGTCCATTCTGCCTCTGTCAGGTTTTTTGATGTTGCCACACCATTTTTTCTGTGCAATAAAGCATATTTGGTGCAATTTTCCTGGAGCAGAATGGAGCAAATAAGTGTATCTTTTGGTTTATGGGCACCTGTGAGAAGTGTTGGACTGGCgagccaagggcccaccaataacattgactctgGGGGCCCACTGTTCTACTATATGCAGTTATTACATTATCCTCATGCACAGGCTTACCTCTGCttctatatattaaccccttaaggaccagggccaTTTTCCCTTTTTGCAtctctgtttttcactccccttcttcccagacccataacttttttatttttccatcaatatggccaagtgagggcttgtttttttgcgggatgagctgtaTTTTTGAACGACCCCATTGGTTTGGCCATACAGTTGTAAGgagtgtaccccacccctctgtaaTAATCTGTTATGGACATAACAGTATATAATGTATTGTACAATATTATGCTGTAGTTTAGGGTAAGTGCAATACCTCAAGGTGGACACTAGATGGGGGTACATTAGTGACATAGTTTGCATAGGAGGAGTATACTGTGGGTAAGCCAGAAGTATTTCCTGATTATAGTCAGTAGGGCCAGGGAGCCCAGATAGTCCAGGACAGCACAGTGACCCCGCAACATTCACAAGATGAGAGCCCGGCCGTCCAAAGTCAGCAGGCCAGAAATTGCAGCAGCCTAAGAATGCAGGTGACTCCATTATGTGGCCACTTACTACGTGGGCAGAAGCCCTTATGTCTGGGGCAAAACGGACAAGGGAACTCTTAAAagtagtgaagctggacagggagTACACTGCGGTCTCGGACAAGACACGACCCGGGTACACATTGAAGGACatgagggagagcacagggaaagaGAAGGATATCAGCTGTGTAGAACCCTATGTCGATGCTGTAATGGATTTGGACGTGCTGAGGAAAGAAACCAGTCAAGTTGTCTATTTTAAGTTGaacttggactctgtctctttatgtgtAACAGtgccagcagcagaacttcagcagccccgatgggaccctgatggtgcagaaggtGCAACAGAAGATATGCTGAAAAggggacattgttttcatgtggcGCACGTAAACAGATAttttcagccacgactacggccctgtctCCCTTAACACAgtgtactggaaagcgggaaaaaaaatcaaagtgcggttgaaattgaaaaaaaaagagcagttccacaattgtttttgttttttttaccatgttcactaaatttcaaaaactgacctgctatcatgattctccaggtcattacagtttcgtagataccaaacatgtctaggttcttttttatttaactggtgaaaaataaaatccaaaataaaaaaataaaaaaaaaattttcactacgccatttaccgatcagattaattctttttatagcttgatagatcaggcaattttgAACGGGGCGATacgaaatatgtgcattttttattttattgttttatttttaatggggtgaatgtggggtgatttgaacttttacatttttttttttaaattgagtttACACTGGCTTCACTAgtttccatgggaaactagaagctgcgatcatctgatcgcttgtgctacaaagAACCCGGGTTGTCTTGCAACCCATCAGCGATCCGTGGTCATGTGACACCGATGGGTATGCTTTGTGACACTCTTCCTGCACgtgtgtgttaaatgccgctgtcagagattgacagctgcatttaacatgttaatagccgcaggtggatcgcgattccacccccaGCTGCTAGTGGCACATGATCAGACCAGCTGTCATGTgtcggaaaggtgcgggctcatcgccggagcctgcaCTGAACAGGGAGAGGCACCCAATGACGGACACTGCAtgtcattggatgttaaggggttaataaactgggAAGTGGCTaactgaatgatgagatgctggccTTGTCTGTACATAGGGAATCAGGTGTATTGTGCCAACTACTGCCTATATGGGGGGGCCTACTCCTACACAAGGGCCCTCCGGGGGGATTATCCTGATCCCCTGCGAGCCAGTCTGAGCCTGCCTACGAGAGACCCATGCCATGGCATGCCACATAGTTGGGCAGTGGACCCTTCCATCAAATGCATAATGTTGTGACccaggctgtggagtcggtaagccatagCCCTGACTCCTCAATTTCACTGACTCCCTGGGGGCATTTACCGGGCTCCATTATTGGGTCTTTATTGTCAGAACACTCATattaagggcaggtgcagatgagtGCATTTGCTGCCTGAGTGCAAACCATCAAAACATTGTTAGTCTATGGGACCTTTCACaggtctgattttttttctttgaacATTGTCTGAAGGGGGAAAAAAACACTGCATAATCAAGATTGATCTCATATTCGGATCACATTTGGCCATGCAAGACAATGAGTGgatggaaaccatcagactgctcgctgatgacatctgaatgcagtccgactttcacagactgacagaatggagaagatggagaattttttgtcTCCATCTTCGCCTCATTAGATTCATActatgatcagagtgtcatttgcataatcggtccgattctctcagatgagataatgcatgtgcagcgccccagagtcctggtcgttgcagtactgtggctccgccactaaggggagctatggtacgtctgatggcactgaaggagttcatctgaccaggtatcacagacaccaatacatttcacagtcgggcctccagggggagctaagggttctattcattaggccactcctcacatattggtaaaactgggggtcaggcaggaagttaggaagaaagctgactgggttggaaccaggtaacaccttgtggcagagggtgttgtgggggaagattcggtagggcccctgtcgggggtgggatcctgacagaggtctggcaacttgagagaacgtcatgggaccgtgcctgctcagcatagcggcggtgcccaaggaaggattagaagcgagatagattgtgctgagtgagaaacgagatcaaagcaacaaggagaataccagtaggagtcgtgctgtgagaccgaggcaacatcctactgaggcgcacaaccggcggccggaacgccgaggaagtattcatacacctagcttcaagcaatacttcaaaccaatggcaggacagtcagtcatcggcgggctgtctcacctaaatcacctacgaagacatagggggcaacttgtggagaggggcgactctagggtcccggaagagctccgagcctacccgtcatacgggtgccgtcctaaccgcaacatcagggagggacggaagattagcagaacatcatctaatcgagttgtgagggaacttaagaaacggacacaacagttgtggggactttccgtaagcacagcagggaaggaccacaacacatagcgctagcaggaaggcacagatttccacctgcaaagagaactctggaggtgccattgaaccggccggacttgcgcagcctggttaaccgtattccggattgaggacccagagatcttcagtaaagaggtaaagagactgcaacctggtgtcctcgttatttactgcaccgcaccaccaccactatccacatctattactgtacgcccctcagcagggtcacggaccgggtctagccaccgtgacaaccccagctcagagactcagaggcccgataccgggtacccctcggccctgcggcagtgggggcgctacattttggcgtcacgaacaggatctacttaagcctgaagaatcaggtcatgtgtgccttggaactgtgatttattgtgcttggactgtactttattgcaaagactgtgtgttattGAGAGAATTGTGTATTGtcgtttgccgccagaagttcccgccaaaaatcgccgccattgctacaccaaaggagaaggagggcgtgccatgggaggagactaccaaagtggcgccagaagcggcgaccgccccctgcgcctcttgctgcaaagcgaggacctgcctcaaagcagaggaccaccccttgatttgcaacggcgggaagcgggtgatggagaagctcggccccggcgaaatggcggagtcagatgcatgcactgccaccgactatcagacagcgatgatgaacagcaagtgcctgaacgaggaaggagcaatcccggcttgccctcatccactagaggcggacccacgtccaccgcagcggaaggacctgaattccttggaaccggtaacggagctgagcctacccatcccgacctcggagccagcggaggaggaaccatggagggcggagccgcatccggagaccacattggaggagccgcggtccgggctgcagccgactccagtgtcctcgttagtggaccggatcgacatcggtggaatcacatcaggcgcaggtatggaagacgcccctgctcccccgttcgatcccgctctcgcgaccgaccctcatcccagtaaaagccgcctcctctcggcagagctcgTGGTGTTAcccccccgacgcaatggggaagctggtaccaccgctgccgacccggatgggagaacccatagacgtgggcccagatggggtgattctccagtgggacaccccccggattgggccagatggagctcgggaggaaggtttcacccttgctgtgcttacctgggaacaatacaaacaatgtttgatcctacattggaaaagacaaaaagaggcagaatTAACTGACCCACTGAGAGTACAACGACCACCTCTTGCGCgtggtaggaaagacgtggtaaagcggggaactgtgttggccttccacccgaagaggggatggggctccatacaggaaccggggctaccaactgacgtcttcgttactagtcacaacgtaaaaactccctgctgcagccaagatggtgacccgttgcaaaagggggatcaggtgacctacacccgtcattggaatgcgcaaggatggtacgctcggaacgttcaccgatgtgaacctgagggggcgtcatctgttacttcaactgggattgaaccagacgtgacagaccttactactattgccgccgtttgtcttattgcagcaactgagctggcggctagagtccgccttcgaatccagacatcaggtggtctgactgcacccgagGGACCAACTATTGGCACTGGCACCGCATCAGTCGTGGACCAGGGGCCGGGGCCTGCGCAGTCaggaggtgtccactttcggctgatgtcgtgcaccttactatgaggataaacctcgataccatgagaatgtaaatagttactgttctactgttttgctgctaaacccggttagggttaactcttaaagggatccctattgttttttggttattttctattttcttcttcgttatcaagaactgccgcaatcatgaacagtgcatgatacaaactgcttgtaaatagtttgcaccttattaaaggtgctccctactggttttacttaaagaaggactctttgtgaagataccgcaccggagcctttgctgagtatggactggtagcttgagaagatgcgctacctcataaagacttggtcccctcttaaaggggatgttcacttgttgcacataaagaatggtattgctttaagacagatagatagcaataatgtctcgacaaaaagaaagtgatgatgatgcttacatgtaaaagtatatatatccaactagttgattgtaaggaatgtttgataatgttgatagaagaatgaggacagaaagtgaacccgtacggggttagtcaacgagtcctcttaggagccatgtaaggatggctcagtgatttcaaaccgaaagtaaatgttatgttctatactgtgtatagtagttgaaaaggcagtaggcccgggctgaaaggggcggtcctgtaaagaaaggagaggcagtaggcctggagcagttaggacaggcggtcctgcagatttaacgaaggagaatgaaagagaaagagttaactaatattataatgttcagaataattctttagtgggttggcctgtacgcccttgaagaagaagtcagtttcataatgttttataagtaaagtctttagtggatagggagtatacgtccttaaaggcaatgtcaacttgttattcaaaagtttgcactaagtagaatacccggtttggtaacaggagttatttatagcctgtaatttataatgtttaaccatgtttgtaacgttcaagtgtcctcacctcccataaagggaagctctgttcaagcttacttattgttattgcattttcaaaattgtatgtctttttgctaacctgtattgttgttttcttcccagtccaggagtactggatttaaccgggggggggagtgcagcgccacagagtcctggtcgttgcagtactgtggctccgccactaaggggagctatggtacgtctgatggcactgaggagttcatctgaccaggtatcacagacaccaatacatttcacagtcgggcctccagggggagctaagggttctattcattaggccactcctcacatattggtaaaactgggggtcaggcaggaagttaggaagaaagctgactgggttggaaccaggcaacaccttgtggcagagggtgttgtgggggaagattcggtagggcccctgtcgggggtgggatcctgacagaggtctggcaacttgagagaacgtcacgggaccgtgcctgctcagcatagcggcggtgcccaaggaaggattaaaagcgagatagattgtgctgagtgagaaacgagatcaaagcaacaaggagaataccagtaggagtcgtgctgtgagaccgaggcaacatcctactgaggcgcacaaccggcggccggaacgccgaggaagtattcatacacctagcttcaagcaatacttcaaaccaacggcaggacagtcagtcataggcgggctgtctcacctaaatcacctacgaagacatagggggcaacttgtggagaggggcgactctagggtcccggaagagctccgagcctacccgtcatacgggtgccgtcctaaccgcaacatcagggagggacggaagattagcagaacatcatctaatcgagttgtgagggaacttaagaaacggacacaacagttgtggggactttccgtaagcacagaagggaaggaccacaacacatagcgctagcaggaaggcacagatttccacctgcaaagagaactctggaggtgccattggaccggccggacttgcgcagcctggttaaccgtattccggattgaggacccagagatcttcagtaaagaggtaaagagactgcaacctggtgtcctcgttatttactgcaccgcaccaccaccactatccacatctattactgtacgcccctcagcagggtcacggaccgggtctagccaccgtgacaaccccagagcagagactcagaggcccggtacctggtacccctcggccctgctgcagtgggggcgctacacatggtcGTCTGCCCCTGCCCTAAGTGGCAAACACGTATGTGGTTATGTCTGTAGACCACCTTTACATACTTTCTGTGGATACCCCTATACTTTTAAGAAGCAGATTGGACTGATCATAAAATACAATTCTGCATCACGTCCCTTCAGATGGAGTCGGCACAATACAGAAGTATTctgccccacaactgcaccacctagTGGACAGTGATGAAAACTACATCTAAGTATTTTCCAGTCATTTTCCTTCTTCTGTGCCAATCACTAATTGATAGGCATGAAGTAATCCAGCTTTCCTAAATATGAGGTTCTTCAGTAAACGAAATGTGTAACAGGGTCTACCAGGGAATGCATCCTGAGTAGTGAtgcgcgagtgtactcattgctctggtgacctccgagtatttatgactgctcggagatttatttttcatcgcggcagctgaatgatttacagctactagcctgcttgattacatgtggggattccctagcaaccaggcaacccccacatgtacttagcctggctagtagcaAGCAAACCTTTCTTCATCCCTGGTGTGTGTGGTACAGTTCTGcaccccagctgctgcagaacctcataatgcacaCCGTAGCTGCTTCAGATCTGGTGGAGCAGGATCTGTAACCAGCAGCTATATTACCACACAGACAAGTGCAGAGTAATTACCACTGAGCAGGATAATCTTAAAACATCCGAGCAGCAAAAACCGTCCCCACAGGCTTCACATTGACAGCAAGATTCCAGGCACGTGCCATGAAGATTTACAGAACCACTGCAGGCTGCAGAAACTAAAGAAAAGCCGGAGTAGCAGTCTGTGCACAGAGAAGTCCTGAGGGGCAGATGCCAGGCTTTGTGCATGTGGCACCATCATGCGCGTTATCACATTAGTGGCCTGGGAACGCAGAGTCATCACAGTAATTTAATAAAgtgtaaagaaaaaatatattaaatCTATTATTTTAAGCATTCATTGAACCTTGCCTTCCTTCCAGTGTTGAAGGGTTAGGGCTTATATTGCTTAATCTCTGGCCTAAAAGTAGCTTATTGCAGTGGAAACCTTCTGGCACTACCCTGTCTGCAATGGAAGACAAGTCAAGGTCTGTACATCTCCTCACTAGTGAGGGGCTGTGATAACCCCTCTCCCCAGGAGTCACAAGTGGGTCTGTGATAGATACGGTGCCCACATCCCCTTATGCACAGTGTGCCAGCCGGGCCCTACATTAACAGGTTTCAATGATTTGCCTCGCTGGTGCTTGATTGTGGAAAAATACAATAGATCTGTACCGTTTGACATCTATCACCAGTTCTGCCCATcaagtctgattgacagctccccAGGGTCCCTCCTCCCTGAAGCTTCTGAGATCTCACAcatctcagtacaagctgcagttgtcagtcaggctgggtgggcaGAAGGTGAATACACTTGCACTCGGGAACTATTTTATTCTATAGCTAGACTTAATAAAAAGCTTATCTTCAAATGAGGATTACACAGCTATTCTGACAAGGTTTTAAaaaagtacaccagtctcatcaggtcgaTGAGATCTATTAAATGTACACAGTTTGTATTGTGATATCTGGCGACTGATCCGCTTAAACATTCATGAGCCTCCATTTGGTCAAGTATACTCTTACTTAGTAATATCTTCCTAGGTGTGCACTATCCAGAGTGTGAAGTCAGCATCATGTCAAGCGCAGACACTTCTCTTACTCCTAGGGGGCAGGATTATCACGCCCCCGAGTAGTCATGAGATGTACTGCTACTGCCATGGCAGAAGACATGCTTGGGAGATTATTCCTGCATGGAAAGCTATGGAGTGGCAGCTGTCTGACACAGATggtcaggaggaagaggaggaacatgTTTCACGTTCTGTAACTATTTGTGACCCAGTAATCTACAATCTATTAAAGAACACACAGGGGATAGACAGGGATGCAGAGCAGAGACTTTATTGAATACACCACAATGTAGACCGAAGCTCTGATCCTTGGGGCCTTTAGTTTTTGACCTCAGACGTCTCTTGCAAACTAGTTGAGGACACCACTTTTCCATCTACCATTTCCTCGACAACTGTCCTCACCTTCTTGATTGTGGTTGTGCTGGAACTTTTGGCTTGTTCCTTGCTGACAATTTTGACACCTGAAGAAAGATAAATTTAGGGTCACAATGGGATGATCCAGGATGATAATTACCAAAGCGTGACAGCAGGATCATCATCctttcatttaaaggggttgtccaggtttgggatgTTACAGTCTACGTGTCTATAGACTTTTgtgtggcttacacatactgaggtaaaacactgaccaaatactgatagtgtgaacgtggcccaaATTACTACTTTGGGGATAGAAGTAGAGAGACAGCTATGTTGGATTAGTTGGGCCAACTCCACCATAGGTGATCTCTCCCTCTATGACATTCATACGTCCTGTTTGGACATCTCCAAGGGTTGTCCTGATCATCTCCTATATGATATACACATCCTACTTGATGGCAGTGAATACTTACTTTTCTGTGTTTCCAACTGTGAAGATCCTAAAatgctgtaaaaagaaaaaaaaagcgatcaaTAATGATTCTTTTGTGGCCATGTCGTAATATACAATTATAAACAAAATTTCAGTATTATTTCAACAATTGATTCAGGCACTTAAAGGGAATTTGCAGCAGCTTTTGTTATGAAATCTGAGATcaccataatgtaggagcagagaccatgattacagggatgtgtcacttactgggctgtgtgttgctgtttgaAAACAGCCAGCGTTTCatcagcaggagataatcactaCAGGACAGCTTGGGACATGCAGGTTAGTCCAAcctcgcccccagcactgattatcaGATCTCTGTCACTAttgaatgtacacagaaagctgtggtgtgcgtggggttatacacagctcgacaactgagctctgctagatctgcagcagaaaaaaactgtGACTGTATCGTAACTAATGCACCCAGTATACtaaatgatacatcactggaataagggtctctgtccctacttcatgctgctgtcagattacaaatcaaaaacctgctgacagattccctttaataacaaaAATACACCGTGCTTGTCCTGACCCCTTACCTAATGTCCTCCCCTTCTAACAGTCTCCTGTAGGTAGCAATTTCCTGCTCCAGTCTTGCTTTGATATTCAGCAGTCTCGTGTACTCCACCGAATGATTCTCATAGTCGGATCTCACTTGCTGGAGGTCAAGTTCAATTTGGGAGATCAGATTCTGAATTTGGGCAAGTTCTGCTCCATATCGACCTTCTGTCTCAGCAAGTGTGCCCTCCAGAGCCCGTTTCTGGAATAGAGAAAAAGAGAAGCAATATTATAACCAGAACATAAGACCCCAAGTGCCTTGAATGGAAGGGTTTGAGCCCTTTAAAGTTTTAGTAACAAGTTTGTGACTCATGTAGTGTGTCTTATCTTCCAGGTTTTGGACTGTTGATTGTCATTGTACAATCATAGCCAAAAAATGGAGGCTCCTAAGGAGCAAATGTCATTTAAGACATCGTTGGGGCTTTTAGCTTCTGGAAACCTACCAAAGTAATTTGTCTAAATGAGACCTTTTAAAAGGGGTATCTGgtatagaaaacccactattaagtaGCTAATAGAATGTGATCACTTGTTGAGACACCACATTTCTTGGCCATAGTAAAGAGTGGCAAAATAACATTTCTGTTTCTAAAGGACCTTTGCTGCCTTGTATTAAACAGAAAGTGCATTGATAATATGTAATGCTAAATTTCTCCTGTGGAGGCACTGTAGGGAAATCAAACCCTTATCTAGGTTCCCTACAGAGTACAACTGATTGCTGGGGGGAGCAGTAGAAAAACAAGGTTGGTTCTGCTTGTTTTCATTGAATCTTCTAACAAGTATGGATTGTCCATAGTAGAGAACCTCTATAATAACTAGGATCATCTAACATGGCAACTTAATACTAACATGGTCTACTGCCCGGGCAGAAAGCTCATGGACAGTTGTACATATATGGATGTATAAACGTATGAATTGAGACCTCCAGACTCACCATGTTCAAAAGAGATTGTAGCTCAAGTTCCAGGCTCTGGAACCTACGTTTAGATTCTGTGATCTCTGTCTTAGAAGACTCAAAACTGTGTTTGCATACGGCAACTTCCTTCCTGAGGGTTTCACTCTGTTGGAAAAAAGTATCAGGAATCAGGGAGACTGAGGTAAGCTTACTTCGAGGCCTCTGACATTTCCATCTCTTTTTAAATGAAAATCAGCATACCTGTGTTCGGTACCAGGTCTCCACCTCCTGACGGTTCTTCTCCACCACCTCTTCATACTGCTGTCTCACTTCTGCAAGGATCTTGGACAAGTCAACAGGTGGAGCAGAGTCTAATTCTACATTGACCTTTCCTCCAATCTGTCCCTTAAGA contains:
- the LOC143765614 gene encoding keratin, type I cytoskeletal 47 kDa-like, which translates into the protein MMSFSSHSISQSGRFSGAGIQRARSVAGGAGSIRMSSASVTMASMGGPVFSGGLDAGSFGNNSKETMNNLNDRLATYLERVRSLEQVNNDLEVKIREFYERKSAISAFDPSGFYETISKLRAQILNATTDNARLILQIDNAKLAADDFKIKFETELAIRVGVDGDITGLRKALDELTINRSDLELEIESLKEELIFLKRNHEEELSVLKGQIGGKVNVELDSAPPVDLSKILAEVRQQYEEVVEKNRQEVETWYRTQSETLRKEVAVCKHSFESSKTEITESKRRFQSLELELQSLLNMKRALEGTLAETEGRYGAELAQIQNLISQIELDLQQVRSDYENHSVEYTRLLNIKARLEQEIATYRRLLEGEDISILGSSQLETQKSVKIVSKEQAKSSSTTTIKKVRTVVEEMVDGKVVSSTSLQETSEVKN